AGATGGTAGAAAAGCCTCCGTTGACTTAGAAACTGCGGGAAACCAAACAACAGTGACTGTAAGTTTTGATCCAGAAAATCAAAACCCCGAAGAAATGCAAAGGGGTGGATGGCAAGCCATACTGGACAACTTTAAGAAATATGTGGACTCCCATTAGAAACGGTTCTTTTATCTTCTGTTCTTGATTGCATTTTCAAATTGGGAAGGAAATGTCCATAACCGCTGTATCCGTAGATAAATTTTATTGATTCTTTAAATTTTCATCGTCTTTAAAACTGTATGTCTTCCTGGAATGCGTTGATCAGAACATTCATTCGAGAATCTGCTCTTCTGATTTTTGTTTTCTTTCTTTATCTCGTTGCAGGAAAACTCAGCCTCAATCTGTCTTCCATAGATGGATACAGCACTCCTGTTTGGCCCCCCGCGGGCCTTGCATTGGGATTTGTTTTAATTTTTGGCAATCGTGTTTGGCCTGCTTTGTTTTTAGGTGCTTACTTTACGAACACAACCCATCTTCCTACATCGGAAACGTGGTTCCAATTTTTAATTTCCAATCCACAAAATATAACCATCTCCCTTGGGAATTCGACTTCTGCTCTATTGGGATCTTATCTTTTAAAAAGGTATTCGAGTCCTAATTTAAATATTTTCCAAGCAAACGAGATCTTAATCTTTTTTATTTTAGCAGGCCCGGTTACTGCATTTATGTCTTCTTTGATCGGAAGTTTGTCTTTATTTTATTTTAAGGTAATTTATTTCGAATTTCTTTTCCAAACTTGGACAACTTGGTGGATGGGTGATTCGATAGGTATTATTATTTTTACTCCACTGCTTATCTTAATTTGGAAGTGGTACAGAGGTGAGGAAAAACTTTTAAGATTAATTATTTTTGCTTCTGCTACAATGAGTACTTTTGCTTTTACCTTATCCATTTTTTTCCTTACTAGGAATTGGGAAAAAGAATTTATTAAATATAGAATCAAATCAGATGGTCGAATTATTTCTACTGGAATAGAAAATCGAATATTTGAGAACCTAAGAGTAGTTAAAGGTCTTGGTTCATTTATAGCATTAACTGAAAAATTAAATCGTAGATACTTTGATGCATTTTCAAAGGGAATTATGGAAGATTCAGATAGTGTAACAGCACTATCTTGGAATCCCTTGATTAGGCATTCATTACGTTCTAGAGCAGACGCGAACCTAAAAATAGATTATCCAGATTCTATTGGAATTTCCATTCAAAAAGATAAAAAAATACACCCTTCACCTGAATATGAAGAGTATGTTTATATTAAATATATTTACCCATACATTGAAAACAAACAAGCTCTCGGATTTAATTTATTGTCAGATTCAACACGAATGGAGGCACTTTTTCGTGCAACAGAAAGACAGGGAGTTGATATGACTGGCAGAATCAGTCTTGTACAAAGCCAGGACAATAACTTAGGTTTTTTAGTACTTTATCCTGTTACTAGATGGAATGGAGAGTTTGGATTTGCCACTGCAGTGATTCGAATCGCTTCCATTATTGAAAAGGCACTGATTGGAAATGACCAAAATCATTTATGTATAAAAATTGAAGAGGTGAATGAATCATCTAACTTAAGTTTATTCTCAAGGGAATGTTCCGATATGGAAGAAAAGATTTTTTCGGATTTTTATTATGAACATAAAATGACGATCGGTTCGCATGTTCTGAATATAAAAACAATTGCGACTAAAGAATATTTTCAAATGAATCTGACAAATGCTTCTCGATTCTTATTAATCATATCTTCGCTTTTAACGGGCCTACTCGGAATATTGCTTCTTATCATTATGGGTAAAGAGAAGAGCATTCAAGATATTGTAGAAAAAAGGACTTTTGAACTGGAAAAAGCTAATCGAGTAAAATCGGAATTTTTAGCAAATATGAGTCATGAAATCCGTACACCCATGAATGGCGTTTTGGGTATGTTGACTCTCTTGGAGCAAACAAATATAGATGCTGAACAAAAGGACTACTTAGAAAATGCGGAAAAATCAGTATTATCTCTTTTGACAATCATCAATGACATATTGGATGTTTCTAAGTTAGAGAATAAAAAATTAGAAGTTATATCAAAGCCAACAAATATAAATAAACTATGTAAGGATATAACGCAGCTTTTTTTAGCGGATCTAAAGAAAAAGAATTTAGAACTTCATGTAAATATAACGGGTTTGGATACAAACTTGTTTGTTCTTGTCGATGAAAACCGTCTTCGCCAAATATTGATTAATCTAATCGCCAATGCCTTGAAATTTACAAATGTTGGGTCTGTCTATTTCGATGTAAATTTAAGCGAAGATCGAAACTATATAGTTTTTACAGTTAGAGACACTGGAATCGGCATTTCAGAAGAGAACCTATCAAAATTATTTAATCGCTTTGTTCAACTGGAAGATTCGCGTACCAAAAAATTTGAGGGGTCTGGTCTCGGTCTCTATATTTCAAAACAACTTATCAGCTTGATGGGTGGCGAAATAAAAGTTCATAGTATTCTAAATGAAGGTTCGACCTTTCAATTTACCATTCCATTTCAAGAAACGGACCAAAGAGACTCACCGTTAAGTAACATCAATTCAAAGTTAAAT
The sequence above is drawn from the Leptospira sp. WS4.C2 genome and encodes:
- a CDS encoding ATP-binding protein; the protein is MSSWNALIRTFIRESALLIFVFFLYLVAGKLSLNLSSIDGYSTPVWPPAGLALGFVLIFGNRVWPALFLGAYFTNTTHLPTSETWFQFLISNPQNITISLGNSTSALLGSYLLKRYSSPNLNIFQANEILIFFILAGPVTAFMSSLIGSLSLFYFKVIYFEFLFQTWTTWWMGDSIGIIIFTPLLILIWKWYRGEEKLLRLIIFASATMSTFAFTLSIFFLTRNWEKEFIKYRIKSDGRIISTGIENRIFENLRVVKGLGSFIALTEKLNRRYFDAFSKGIMEDSDSVTALSWNPLIRHSLRSRADANLKIDYPDSIGISIQKDKKIHPSPEYEEYVYIKYIYPYIENKQALGFNLLSDSTRMEALFRATERQGVDMTGRISLVQSQDNNLGFLVLYPVTRWNGEFGFATAVIRIASIIEKALIGNDQNHLCIKIEEVNESSNLSLFSRECSDMEEKIFSDFYYEHKMTIGSHVLNIKTIATKEYFQMNLTNASRFLLIISSLLTGLLGILLLIIMGKEKSIQDIVEKRTFELEKANRVKSEFLANMSHEIRTPMNGVLGMLTLLEQTNIDAEQKDYLENAEKSVLSLLTIINDILDVSKLENKKLEVISKPTNINKLCKDITQLFLADLKKKNLELHVNITGLDTNLFVLVDENRLRQILINLIANALKFTNVGSVYFDVNLSEDRNYIVFTVRDTGIGISEENLSKLFNRFVQLEDSRTKKFEGSGLGLYISKQLISLMGGEIKVHSILNEGSTFQFTIPFQETDQRDSPLSNINSKLNGSDKNLHILIAEDNLLNQKFILKIFQKGKIKVSVASNGLEVIQLLDKSLSHLEDRFDMILMDIQMPVLDGMEATKLIRKRNDSYRDIPIIAITANSMDSQLKEYLENGMNDYVKKPIILSELLSTIYKNLI